The nucleotide sequence GGTTATTTACCTTCGCTCCTCCGTCGTCAGTACACTATTACATTTACAAGCATATCTCTCCCACCCTTTACTTTTTTCCGAGCATTTTTTAAAATGGTTTTGTCGTGTAAGTCCGTTATTTTTCCAGGCTTATGCAGCCTTACTCCTAGCATTAAAAAGCCGTATCGGAAGCATTTAAAAAATCAGAAAAGCCTTTGGGGCTGGGTGACATAGTAATCAACATTTTTTGTGAGCCATGCCTTCAATTTTCATTTTGCGGGATTCTATCGCTATTCAAATCATATCGGGACAATTATATATCAAAATATCATTTCCTGGCAATGAAAGAAAAAGATATGATTCCCATCATTGCCATGGGGCTCCTATTCCTTGTTATCCAGTTTCTGGCCCTGGCGGCGACAGAACCATTTCATGCAGTGGGTGCAAAAGCATTTGAAAATCCAGATGACCCGGCAAATGTTCTGCAAGTTATCCTCATTGTCATCGTATTCACCGCATTTATCCTTTTAATTGCAAGATACAAAAAAAAATTTGTGAAGTACATAATCCTGTTTGTATTTTTTATGTCGATATATTACATATTTCAGGCATTTTTTTTGGTTATCGTACCTTCTATTTCCTTTTCAGTTTCATTTATACTCGCAATTCTCGCAATCATCCTGCTCATGAAATATCCAGAATGGTATGTCGTTGACATCCTGGGCATGATAATCGCAGCGGGCATTATTGCAATATTTGGCGTTTCCATTTCAATCCCATTGACAATAGCTTTGCTGTCGATACTTGCCATATATGATGCAATTTCAGTTTACAAGACAAAACACATGATAAGCCTTGCAGACACGGTCGTGGGAGAAAGCCTTCCACTCCTCATGGTTGTACCAAAAAAACGCAACTATTCTTTTTTGAAAGAGACGGGCTTGAGGAAAGAAAGAGATGCTCTTTTCATGGGTCTCGGGGATGTCATCGTACCCGGCATACTCGCATCCACCTCATATTTTTCTGGAAGCTTTATTGTGGCAATATCGGTGATAACAGGCTCGTCGGTCGGATTTTTTTTACTGATGCGATTGGCAGCAAGAGGCAATCCGCAGGCAGGGTTGCCATGCCTTAACGGAGGGGCAATAATTGG is from Candidatus Thermoplasmatota archaeon and encodes:
- a CDS encoding presenilin family intramembrane aspartyl protease PSH, with the translated sequence MKEKDMIPIIAMGLLFLVIQFLALAATEPFHAVGAKAFENPDDPANVLQVILIVIVFTAFILLIARYKKKFVKYIILFVFFMSIYYIFQAFFLVIVPSISFSVSFILAILAIILLMKYPEWYVVDILGMIIAAGIIAIFGVSISIPLTIALLSILAIYDAISVYKTKHMISLADTVVGESLPLLMVVPKKRNYSFLKETGLRKERDALFMGLGDVIVPGILASTSYFSGSFIVAISVITGSSVGFFLLMRLAARGNPQAGLPCLNGGAIIGYAISSYILFGKFIGFT